The following coding sequences lie in one Megalodesulfovibrio gigas DSM 1382 = ATCC 19364 genomic window:
- a CDS encoding DUF3124 domain-containing protein, with protein MPSAPCLPYSHRPVRLPACRMLPVLCLAAVLALACIRPATAEPVRKTGALIHVPAYSHIYQGSRNKPFLLTVILAVRNVDPARPVSIESIQYFDGDGKHLEVFDVNKKVLGPLAALEMIIDESDKRGGAGAGFLVRWKADAPVAPPLVETVMISTTGGQGISFVCRGEEVPE; from the coding sequence ATGCCCTCTGCCCCTTGCCTCCCGTACTCTCATCGACCCGTGCGCCTGCCTGCCTGCCGCATGCTCCCGGTCCTCTGCCTGGCGGCGGTGCTGGCCCTTGCCTGCATCCGGCCGGCAACGGCCGAGCCGGTGCGCAAAACCGGCGCGCTGATCCACGTGCCGGCCTATTCCCACATCTACCAGGGCTCCCGCAACAAGCCGTTCCTGCTCACGGTCATCCTTGCCGTGCGCAATGTGGATCCTGCCCGCCCCGTGAGCATCGAATCCATCCAGTACTTCGACGGCGACGGCAAGCATTTGGAAGTCTTCGACGTGAACAAGAAGGTGCTCGGTCCGCTGGCGGCGCTGGAAATGATCATCGACGAATCCGACAAACGCGGCGGCGCAGGCGCGGGCTTTCTGGTGCGCTGGAAGGCGGATGCTCCCGTGGCCCCGCCCCTGGTGGAAACGGTGATGATCTCCACCACCGGCGGGCAGGGCATCTCCTTTGTCTGTCGCGGAGAGGAAGTGCCGGAGTAG